A single genomic interval of Arthrobacter sp. NicSoilB8 harbors:
- a CDS encoding alpha/beta fold hydrolase, with protein sequence METLNERRREVAVPGAELAVFEFGPEPGPDVPTLLLVHGYPDDHRVFLPVIRELARTHHVVAYDTRNAGASAVHTPGGDYSLKTLVDDAFAVLAGAGIQAVHLVGHDWGSIQGWAVVQDPRAHGRIVRYTSISGPDLGHFSRWIRGRVRHPQAWPELAGQLLRSWYIGAFLVPVLPEAAWRLFLTRRYEKTAKRDVGSDPVRGLALYRSNFGGRRKPAAAGRVTVPVHVVVPLKDPFLAPALVEGLESWVDDVTITRVDSGHWWPATRPAEFAALLRHPAATP encoded by the coding sequence GTGGAGACGCTGAACGAACGCCGCCGGGAGGTCGCCGTGCCCGGAGCCGAGTTGGCCGTGTTTGAGTTTGGCCCGGAACCGGGCCCTGACGTGCCCACGCTGCTCCTGGTGCATGGCTACCCGGACGACCACCGGGTGTTCCTTCCGGTCATCCGCGAGCTGGCGCGGACGCACCATGTGGTGGCCTACGACACGCGGAACGCCGGCGCCTCCGCCGTCCACACCCCGGGCGGGGACTATTCGCTGAAGACCTTGGTGGACGATGCCTTCGCCGTGCTGGCGGGGGCCGGCATCCAGGCAGTCCACCTCGTGGGACACGACTGGGGGTCGATCCAGGGCTGGGCCGTCGTGCAGGACCCGAGGGCGCACGGCCGGATCGTCCGGTACACGAGCATTTCCGGCCCCGACCTGGGGCACTTCTCCCGCTGGATCCGAGGGCGCGTCCGGCACCCGCAGGCCTGGCCGGAGCTGGCCGGGCAACTGTTGCGCAGTTGGTATATCGGGGCGTTCCTCGTCCCGGTCCTGCCCGAAGCCGCCTGGCGCCTGTTCCTCACCCGCCGCTACGAAAAGACGGCCAAGCGCGACGTCGGCAGCGATCCTGTCCGCGGCCTGGCCCTGTACCGCAGCAACTTCGGCGGCCGGCGGAAGCCGGCCGCCGCGGGCCGGGTGACCGTTCCCGTGCACGTCGTGGTCCCGCTGAAGGATCCCTTCCTCGCACCGGCCCTGGTCGAGGGGCTCGAGTCGTGGGTGGACGATGTGACAATCACCAGGGTTGACAGCGGCCACTGGTGGCCGGCCACGCGGCCGGCCGAATTCGCGGCCCTGCTGCGGCATCCGGCGGCAACGCCGTAG
- a CDS encoding GNAT family N-acetyltransferase, which translates to MILVGRDTPEREDVLQLLAGHLADMYATSPPESVHALDPAALAGPDIRFWTAREDFRLLGCAALKHLGPGLGEIKSMRTSERARGRGVATALLSRLLTEARTSGYRRLFLETGSQEFFVPARRLYERHGFTPCPPFAGYELDPNSVFMALELDAG; encoded by the coding sequence ATGATCCTGGTCGGCCGGGACACCCCGGAGCGGGAGGACGTCCTGCAACTCCTGGCGGGGCACCTCGCCGACATGTACGCGACGTCCCCGCCGGAAAGCGTGCACGCCCTTGATCCTGCCGCGCTGGCCGGACCGGACATCCGCTTCTGGACCGCACGGGAGGACTTCCGGCTCCTGGGCTGCGCGGCGCTGAAACACCTCGGGCCAGGCCTTGGCGAGATCAAGTCAATGCGCACCTCGGAACGGGCGCGCGGGCGCGGCGTCGCCACGGCGCTGCTCAGCCGCCTCCTGACGGAGGCCCGGACCAGCGGGTACCGGCGGCTGTTCCTGGAGACAGGCAGCCAGGAATTCTTCGTTCCCGCCCGCCGGCTGTACGAGCGGCACGGCTTCACGCCTTGCCCGCCGTTCGCCGGCTACGAGCTCGATCCCAACAGTGTCTTCATGGCCCTGGAGCTGGACGCCGGCTAG
- a CDS encoding ATP-binding protein, producing MESNANPTAKDRPPTVHLPCGPNGAGGTTRARELQAGLQAVRFSLDEWMLRT from the coding sequence GTGGAAAGCAACGCGAACCCGACAGCCAAAGACCGCCCGCCCACGGTCCATCTGCCCTGCGGACCCAACGGCGCAGGCGGGACGACACGGGCCCGGGAACTTCAGGCGGGACTTCAGGCCGTGCGCTTCAGCCTGGATGAGTGGATGCTGCGCACCTGA
- a CDS encoding M3 family metallopeptidase, with amino-acid sequence MTNPLLSPSTLPYGLPPFADIEDAHYAEAVETGLAEHLAEIQAIVSDPAAPTFENTALAMERSGRLLERAAASFFTLVSAHASDAIRDLETRLSPLFSAHQDAIYLNRGLYERFAALDTTALDAESVRLVEEYLKEFRASGIQLDDAGQGRLKEINAELARLGTEFGQRVKEGMKSAALLLDDAADLTGLPDDDIASAAEAARSAGHEGKFLLTLIQPTNQPAMAALSNRDVRRRLYEASIGRGSDGGSFDVLDLVRDMVRLRAEKAALLGFANFAELTVDRQTAPDFQAVQDMMSRLAPAAVRNADAEAEALAEAAGHPLEAWDWAYYSAKVRRERYAVDEQALRPYFELDRVLNDGVFFAANALYGVTFHERADLAGYHPDVRVWEARNSDGTELGLFLGDYYTRDTKRGGAWMNSLVEQSGLLNTRPVVINNLNISKPPAGEPTLLTLDELRTTFHEFGHALHGLFSAVTYPRFSGTNVPRDFVEYPSQVNEMWIMWPEVLANYARHHATGETLPQEAVDKLNAAQLWGEGFGTTEYLGAALLDLAWHVLGGSDIPDDVVEFEAKALAAAGVAHSLIPPRYRTGYFQHIFAGGWYAAGYYSYIWSEVLDADTVEWFKEHGGLSRANGDFFRAELLSRGNSRDPLESFRAFRGRDAELGPLLKRRGLD; translated from the coding sequence ATGACCAATCCCCTCCTGAGCCCCAGCACCCTGCCCTACGGCCTGCCGCCATTCGCGGACATCGAAGACGCGCACTACGCCGAGGCCGTCGAGACCGGCCTGGCTGAGCATCTCGCCGAAATCCAGGCCATCGTGTCCGACCCGGCGGCCCCGACGTTCGAGAACACCGCCCTGGCCATGGAACGCTCCGGGCGGCTCCTGGAACGCGCAGCCGCCTCGTTCTTCACGCTGGTTTCAGCACACGCCTCGGATGCCATCCGCGATCTCGAGACCCGCCTGTCCCCGCTCTTCTCCGCCCACCAGGATGCCATCTACCTCAACCGGGGGCTCTACGAACGCTTCGCGGCGCTGGACACCACCGCCCTGGACGCGGAGTCTGTCCGGCTCGTGGAGGAATACCTCAAGGAGTTCCGGGCCTCGGGCATCCAGCTTGACGACGCAGGCCAAGGGCGCCTCAAAGAGATCAACGCCGAACTCGCCCGGCTGGGCACCGAGTTCGGGCAGCGTGTGAAGGAAGGCATGAAGTCTGCAGCCCTGCTGCTGGACGACGCCGCAGACCTCACTGGTCTGCCCGACGACGACATCGCCAGCGCCGCCGAAGCCGCCCGGTCCGCCGGTCACGAGGGCAAGTTCCTGCTGACGCTGATCCAGCCAACCAACCAGCCCGCCATGGCTGCCCTTTCGAACCGGGATGTCCGCCGGCGGCTCTACGAGGCCTCGATCGGCCGCGGCAGCGACGGCGGCAGCTTCGACGTGCTGGACCTGGTCAGGGACATGGTCCGGCTCCGCGCCGAGAAGGCCGCGCTTCTGGGATTCGCAAACTTTGCCGAGCTGACGGTGGACCGGCAGACCGCTCCGGATTTCCAGGCCGTGCAGGACATGATGAGCCGGCTGGCCCCTGCCGCCGTCCGCAATGCCGACGCCGAGGCCGAGGCGCTGGCCGAGGCGGCCGGTCACCCGCTCGAGGCCTGGGACTGGGCGTACTATTCCGCCAAGGTCAGGCGTGAGCGGTACGCGGTGGACGAGCAGGCCCTGCGCCCGTACTTCGAACTGGACCGGGTCCTGAACGACGGCGTGTTCTTCGCTGCCAACGCCTTGTACGGCGTCACCTTCCACGAACGTGCCGACCTCGCCGGCTACCACCCGGACGTCCGGGTCTGGGAGGCCAGGAATTCCGACGGTACGGAGCTGGGCCTGTTCCTGGGCGACTACTACACACGGGACACGAAGCGCGGAGGCGCGTGGATGAACTCCCTCGTGGAGCAGTCCGGACTGTTGAACACGCGGCCGGTGGTGATCAACAACCTCAATATCTCCAAGCCGCCGGCCGGCGAGCCCACCCTGCTGACGCTGGACGAACTCCGCACCACGTTCCACGAGTTCGGCCACGCCCTCCACGGCTTGTTCTCGGCCGTCACTTATCCGCGGTTTTCCGGCACGAACGTGCCGCGCGACTTCGTGGAGTACCCGTCGCAGGTCAACGAAATGTGGATCATGTGGCCCGAGGTCCTCGCCAATTACGCACGGCACCATGCGACCGGCGAGACACTGCCCCAGGAAGCGGTGGACAAGCTCAACGCCGCGCAGCTGTGGGGCGAAGGGTTCGGCACCACGGAATACCTCGGCGCGGCCCTGCTGGACCTGGCGTGGCATGTCCTGGGCGGCTCCGATATCCCGGACGACGTCGTCGAATTCGAGGCGAAGGCGCTGGCCGCGGCCGGGGTGGCTCACAGCCTGATCCCGCCGCGCTACCGGACCGGGTATTTCCAGCACATCTTTGCGGGCGGCTGGTACGCCGCCGGCTACTACTCCTACATCTGGAGCGAAGTCCTGGACGCCGACACCGTGGAATGGTTCAAGGAACACGGCGGCCTCAGCCGAGCCAACGGCGATTTCTTCCGGGCCGAGCTGCTTTCCCGCGGCAACAGCAGGGACCCGCTGGAGTCGTTCCGGGCCTTCCGCGGCCGCGATGCGGAGCTCGGGCCGCTGCTTAAGCGCCGCGGCCTGGACTGA
- a CDS encoding alpha/beta fold hydrolase, whose amino-acid sequence MAETAETSVQDRAPRNGVFRNGMEYVSWGRGAKSLLFVQGGPGSVVPQGALRGLLRRELDPYLAAGYAIWIVTRRRNMPESHTSADMADDYARLIAEEFGGRVDLVVAESFGGMIGQYLAARHPESFGHIAMVVTAAELSAWGKDVDHRMAAAVASGDPGGAGTVLAEYVLPGPRTRWLRELLGPALGRRVLGRTGCPAADVLTEARAELAFDARAVLPLIRRPVLLLCGGRDAFFPRAAAEETARLIPDCTLIVYERWGHVRTVFSRRVPRDVLAFVGSC is encoded by the coding sequence ATGGCGGAGACAGCGGAGACATCCGTGCAGGATCGGGCGCCGCGGAACGGCGTCTTCCGCAACGGGATGGAATACGTGTCCTGGGGCCGGGGCGCTAAGTCCCTGCTCTTCGTCCAGGGCGGACCGGGGAGCGTCGTGCCCCAAGGGGCGCTGCGCGGACTGTTGCGCCGGGAGCTGGACCCCTACCTGGCGGCCGGATATGCCATCTGGATTGTCACCCGCCGGCGGAACATGCCGGAGTCGCACACGAGCGCGGACATGGCGGACGACTATGCACGGCTGATCGCCGAGGAGTTCGGCGGCCGCGTTGATCTGGTGGTGGCCGAGTCATTCGGCGGGATGATCGGGCAGTACCTGGCCGCCCGCCATCCGGAATCCTTCGGGCACATCGCCATGGTCGTCACGGCAGCCGAGCTCAGCGCCTGGGGCAAGGACGTGGACCACCGGATGGCGGCCGCCGTCGCCTCCGGAGACCCGGGCGGTGCCGGGACCGTTCTGGCAGAGTATGTTCTTCCGGGTCCGCGGACCCGCTGGCTGCGGGAACTGCTGGGACCCGCCCTTGGCAGGCGCGTGCTGGGCCGCACCGGCTGCCCCGCCGCCGACGTCCTCACCGAGGCGCGGGCCGAACTGGCCTTCGACGCGCGGGCCGTGCTGCCGCTCATCCGGCGGCCCGTCCTGCTGCTCTGTGGGGGGCGTGACGCATTCTTCCCGAGGGCCGCCGCGGAGGAGACCGCGCGGCTGATTCCGGACTGCACCCTCATTGTCTACGAGCGGTGGGGCCATGTCCGGACCGTATTCAGCCGGCGGGTGCCCCGAGACGTCCTGGCGTTCGTCGGGTCCTGCTAA
- the pgsA gene encoding phosphatidylinositol phosphate synthase — MLNRHARGFFTALFSPVARWLLKIGVSPDAVTVVGTLGVVVGALVFYPLGQLFWGTLFITAFIFSDVIDGIMARMQHRGGRWGNFLDSTLDRVADGALFAGVAVWFFTGGANAPIAIAAVVCLVLGMVVSYARAKAEALGFHANVGIAERAERLVSVLVVTGLTGLGLPAVVLFVTLCLLATASLVTVIQRIVTVHRQSLAEPEGTASERAA; from the coding sequence ATGCTTAACAGGCACGCGCGCGGGTTCTTCACCGCCCTGTTTTCTCCGGTGGCCCGCTGGCTGCTGAAGATCGGCGTCTCCCCGGACGCCGTGACGGTGGTGGGCACGCTCGGTGTGGTGGTCGGCGCGCTCGTGTTCTACCCGCTCGGGCAGCTCTTCTGGGGAACCCTGTTCATCACGGCCTTCATCTTCTCCGACGTCATCGACGGCATCATGGCCCGGATGCAGCACCGCGGCGGACGATGGGGCAACTTCCTGGACTCCACCCTGGACCGCGTGGCCGACGGCGCCCTGTTCGCCGGCGTCGCCGTCTGGTTCTTCACGGGCGGCGCCAATGCGCCGATCGCCATCGCCGCCGTCGTCTGCCTCGTGCTGGGCATGGTGGTCTCCTACGCGCGGGCGAAGGCCGAAGCCCTGGGCTTTCATGCCAACGTCGGCATCGCCGAGCGCGCCGAACGGCTTGTGTCGGTGCTGGTGGTCACGGGACTCACCGGACTGGGACTGCCCGCCGTGGTGCTGTTCGTGACCCTGTGCCTGCTCGCAACGGCGAGCCTCGTGACAGTGATCCAGCGCATCGTGACCGTCCACCGTCAGTCGCTGGCGGAACCGGAAGGCACCGCCTCCGAACGGGCCGCCTGA
- a CDS encoding HIT domain-containing protein, giving the protein MQESTGAGPEYPGDHAVTDDFGLAGVPDAFQRLWTPHRMAYIKGGQHQFKNPDDCPFCVAPEREDEDSLIVYRGRTSYVVLNLFPYNPGHLLICPYRHIPDYTDLTVEETAEFAELTQTAMRVLRKVANPTGFNLGMNQGVTGGAGIAGHLHQHVVPRWGGDGNFFPIIAQTKAITQTLGEVRQQVSDAWPQETPAAHESAGEQDA; this is encoded by the coding sequence GTGCAGGAATCCACAGGGGCCGGGCCGGAGTATCCGGGCGACCACGCCGTGACGGACGACTTCGGCCTGGCCGGGGTCCCGGACGCTTTCCAGCGCCTGTGGACCCCGCACCGGATGGCGTACATCAAGGGGGGCCAGCACCAGTTCAAGAACCCTGACGACTGCCCGTTCTGTGTCGCGCCCGAGCGCGAGGACGAGGACTCCCTGATCGTGTACCGGGGACGGACCAGCTACGTGGTGCTGAACCTCTTCCCGTACAACCCGGGCCACCTGCTGATTTGTCCCTACCGGCACATCCCCGACTACACCGATCTCACGGTCGAGGAGACGGCCGAATTCGCCGAACTGACCCAGACGGCGATGCGGGTGCTGCGCAAGGTCGCCAACCCCACGGGCTTTAATCTGGGCATGAACCAGGGCGTCACCGGCGGGGCTGGAATCGCCGGCCACCTGCACCAGCATGTGGTTCCGCGCTGGGGCGGGGACGGGAATTTCTTCCCCATCATTGCCCAGACCAAGGCGATCACACAGACCCTCGGCGAGGTGCGCCAGCAGGTGTCCGACGCCTGGCCGCAGGAAACGCCCGCGGCGCACGAGTCGGCCGGGGAGCAGGATGCTTAA
- the pdxS gene encoding pyridoxal 5'-phosphate synthase lyase subunit PdxS, translated as MSTPDVSSEAGASAKNVTGSSRVKRGMAEMLKGGVIMDVVNAEQARIAEDAGAVAVMALERVPADIRAQGGVSRMSDPDMIEAIIAAVSVPVMAKARIGHFVEAQVLQSLGVDYIDESEVLTPADYTNHIDKWNFTVPFVCGATNLGEALRRINEGAAMIRSKGEAGTGDVSNATTHMRQIRAEIKKLAGMAEDELYVAAKELQAPYELVKEVAATGKLPVVLFTAGGIATPADAAMMMQLGADGVFVGSGIFKSGNPAQRAAAVVKATTFYDDPDEIAKASRGLGEAMVGINVDEIPQPHRLAERGW; from the coding sequence GTGTCTACACCTGATGTAAGCAGCGAAGCCGGCGCGTCCGCGAAGAACGTCACGGGCAGCAGCCGCGTTAAGCGCGGCATGGCGGAGATGCTCAAGGGCGGCGTCATCATGGACGTCGTCAACGCCGAGCAGGCCCGCATCGCCGAAGACGCCGGTGCCGTGGCCGTGATGGCGCTGGAACGCGTTCCGGCCGATATCCGCGCCCAGGGCGGCGTGTCCCGCATGTCCGATCCCGACATGATCGAAGCGATCATCGCGGCCGTGTCCGTTCCCGTCATGGCCAAGGCCCGGATCGGCCACTTCGTCGAGGCGCAGGTCCTGCAGTCCCTCGGCGTGGACTACATCGACGAATCCGAGGTCCTGACCCCGGCCGACTACACCAACCACATCGACAAGTGGAACTTCACCGTTCCGTTCGTCTGCGGTGCCACGAACCTGGGTGAGGCCCTGCGCCGCATCAACGAGGGCGCGGCGATGATCCGCTCCAAGGGCGAGGCCGGCACCGGCGACGTCTCCAACGCCACCACGCACATGCGCCAGATCCGGGCCGAGATCAAGAAGCTCGCCGGCATGGCCGAGGACGAGCTCTACGTCGCGGCCAAGGAACTGCAGGCCCCGTACGAACTGGTCAAGGAAGTTGCCGCGACCGGCAAGCTCCCGGTGGTGCTGTTCACCGCCGGCGGCATCGCCACCCCGGCCGACGCCGCCATGATGATGCAGCTCGGCGCGGACGGCGTGTTCGTCGGCTCCGGCATCTTCAAGTCCGGCAACCCGGCCCAGCGTGCCGCCGCCGTCGTGAAGGCCACCACCTTCTACGACGACCCGGACGAGATCGCCAAGGCCTCCCGCGGCCTGGGCGAGGCCATGGTCGGCATCAACGTCGACGAGATCCCGCAGCCGCACCGCCTCGCCGAGCGCGGCTGGTAG
- the pdxT gene encoding pyridoxal 5'-phosphate synthase glutaminase subunit PdxT — protein sequence MTNPPSTDPSRAGAGLRIGVLALQGDFREHLRAAEAMGATGIGVRRPAELDGLDGLIIPGGESTTIDKLARAFELADPLRKLIADGLPVYGSCAGMILLADEIADPATDLAGNPQQTFGGLDITVRRNAFGRQRESFETDLEFKGLGFSDTGSGVAPVHAVFIRGPWVERVGPGVDVLAQVEPADPEHASHAAVLQGTARIVAVRSGQLLATSFHPEVTGEKRVHELFIRMIRGEA from the coding sequence ATGACCAACCCCCCTTCCACGGACCCTTCCCGCGCGGGTGCAGGCCTGCGAATAGGTGTCCTCGCGCTTCAGGGCGACTTCCGGGAGCACCTGCGTGCAGCGGAGGCCATGGGCGCCACCGGCATCGGAGTCCGCCGCCCGGCCGAACTCGACGGACTCGACGGCCTGATCATTCCCGGCGGTGAATCCACCACCATCGACAAGCTCGCCCGCGCCTTCGAACTCGCGGATCCGTTGCGCAAACTCATCGCCGACGGCCTGCCCGTTTATGGCTCCTGCGCGGGCATGATCCTGCTCGCGGACGAGATTGCCGATCCTGCGACGGACCTTGCCGGGAACCCGCAGCAGACCTTCGGCGGCTTGGACATTACCGTGCGCCGCAATGCTTTCGGCCGGCAGCGCGAGTCCTTCGAGACCGATCTCGAATTCAAGGGACTGGGCTTCAGCGACACCGGATCCGGCGTGGCTCCCGTTCATGCGGTATTTATCCGCGGCCCATGGGTGGAGCGTGTGGGTCCGGGTGTGGACGTCCTGGCGCAGGTGGAACCCGCGGACCCGGAGCATGCATCGCATGCCGCCGTCCTGCAGGGGACGGCTAGAATTGTTGCTGTGCGTTCGGGCCAGCTGCTGGCCACCTCCTTCCACCCGGAAGTGACAGGGGAGAAACGCGTGCATGAACTGTTTATTCGAATGATCAGAGGAGAAGCGTAA
- a CDS encoding YebC/PmpR family DNA-binding transcriptional regulator: MSGHSKWATTKHKKAILDSRRAKSFAKLIKNIEVAARMGGPDLSGNPSLELAVTKAKKTSVPADNIDRAIKRGAGLTGEVVDYTEIMYECRGPQGSALLIECLTDNKNRAASEVRLAISRNGGTIADPGSVSYLFSRKGVVSLPKNGLSEDDVLMAVLDAGAEEVKDNGDSFEIHSEPTDLQAIRDALKEAGIEYDTDEAEFVPSMQVPLDLDAAKKFMKLVDALEELDDVQNVYSNADLSDEVQAALEAE; the protein is encoded by the coding sequence ATGTCAGGCCACTCCAAATGGGCGACGACCAAGCACAAGAAGGCGATCCTCGATAGCCGGCGGGCCAAGTCCTTCGCCAAGCTGATCAAGAACATCGAAGTCGCCGCGCGCATGGGCGGCCCGGACCTTTCCGGCAACCCGAGCCTGGAACTCGCTGTCACCAAGGCCAAGAAGACCTCGGTGCCCGCTGACAACATCGACCGCGCCATCAAGCGCGGTGCCGGCCTCACCGGCGAGGTCGTCGACTACACCGAGATCATGTACGAATGCCGCGGCCCGCAGGGTTCCGCACTGCTGATCGAGTGCCTCACCGACAACAAGAACCGCGCCGCCTCCGAGGTCCGGCTCGCCATCTCCCGCAACGGCGGCACGATTGCCGACCCCGGTTCCGTCAGCTACCTCTTCAGCCGCAAGGGCGTCGTCTCGCTGCCGAAGAACGGACTGAGCGAGGACGACGTGCTGATGGCCGTCCTGGACGCCGGCGCCGAGGAAGTCAAGGACAACGGCGACAGCTTCGAAATCCACTCCGAGCCCACCGACCTGCAGGCCATCCGGGACGCGCTGAAGGAAGCCGGCATCGAATACGACACCGACGAGGCCGAGTTCGTGCCCTCGATGCAGGTGCCGCTGGACCTCGACGCCGCCAAGAAGTTCATGAAGCTCGTGGACGCACTCGAGGAACTCGACGACGTCCAGAACGTCTACAGCAACGCCGACCTCAGCGACGAAGTGCAGGCTGCACTGGAAGCCGAGTGA
- a CDS encoding Mur ligase family protein, protein MLYFSVPLGKLVRRVSRLRGGGSALPGLVVEKIDPGFMQRTLSTLPLGVAVVSGTNGKTTTTKMVVELLESQGLKVFTNRTGSNFTRGVAAALLGEVDWRGRLEADVAVLELDEAHAVHFVNKVPPRYSLLLNVLRDQLDRFGEIDKTAELLQHIASKTTGTVVLNREDPRVARIAATLDGPEVLYFGLDDSLLSTFPNDDDMRAAPGSPVPAAPARPAADVVLRRVGADDADFEYDGVTVTTAMKLRGVYNIFNAAAALTLARAISGARGTGTDQAGLVSALSKVAPAFGRGESLVVDGLPLELVLVKNPSGFRLGLKSFPAAGYATMIAINDNYADGRDMSWLWDVEFDTLRDGGVDQLTGSRAYDMALRLQYDDVAIGAVDTEIAPALAAFIRGAQGKPKRIFCTYTAMLAIRRELSKITTVEVVS, encoded by the coding sequence ATGCTTTACTTCAGCGTTCCGCTCGGCAAGCTCGTCCGCCGGGTCTCCCGGCTCAGGGGCGGAGGCTCGGCCCTTCCCGGGCTTGTGGTCGAAAAAATCGATCCCGGTTTCATGCAACGGACACTGTCCACGCTGCCGCTGGGGGTCGCCGTCGTCAGTGGCACGAACGGGAAGACGACCACCACGAAGATGGTGGTGGAACTGCTGGAGAGCCAGGGGCTGAAGGTCTTCACCAACCGCACCGGCAGCAACTTCACCCGCGGGGTCGCCGCCGCGCTCCTCGGCGAGGTGGACTGGCGGGGCCGGCTGGAGGCCGACGTCGCGGTCCTGGAACTGGATGAGGCGCATGCCGTGCACTTCGTCAACAAGGTCCCGCCGCGCTACAGCCTCCTGCTCAACGTCCTCCGGGACCAGCTGGACCGATTCGGCGAGATCGACAAGACCGCCGAACTCCTCCAGCACATCGCCTCCAAGACCACCGGGACCGTGGTCCTCAACCGGGAAGACCCCCGCGTCGCCCGGATCGCCGCCACCCTGGACGGGCCGGAGGTGCTCTACTTCGGGCTCGACGATTCGCTGCTGAGCACCTTCCCCAACGACGATGACATGCGAGCCGCCCCGGGCAGCCCGGTGCCGGCCGCCCCCGCCCGGCCGGCAGCCGACGTCGTGCTGCGCCGCGTGGGCGCCGATGACGCCGATTTCGAGTACGACGGCGTCACGGTCACCACGGCGATGAAGCTGCGCGGCGTCTACAACATCTTCAACGCCGCCGCGGCGCTGACCCTGGCACGGGCGATCTCGGGGGCCCGCGGCACGGGCACCGACCAGGCCGGCCTGGTCTCGGCGCTGTCCAAGGTGGCGCCGGCATTCGGCCGCGGCGAAAGCCTGGTGGTCGACGGCCTGCCGCTGGAACTCGTCCTGGTTAAAAACCCCAGCGGCTTCCGGCTTGGCCTGAAGTCCTTCCCTGCCGCGGGCTACGCGACGATGATCGCCATCAACGACAACTATGCTGACGGCCGGGACATGTCCTGGCTGTGGGACGTCGAATTCGACACCCTGCGCGACGGCGGCGTGGACCAGCTCACGGGCTCCCGCGCTTACGACATGGCGCTGCGGCTGCAGTACGACGACGTCGCCATCGGCGCAGTGGACACGGAGATCGCGCCGGCACTGGCAGCGTTCATCCGCGGCGCCCAAGGCAAGCCGAAAAGGATCTTCTGCACGTACACGGCCATGCTCGCCATCCGCCGCGAGCTGTCCAAAATCACCACAGTAGAGGTGGTCTCATGA
- a CDS encoding glutamine amidotransferase produces MTPQSPESAHGPSFGHELPPENPAVPSKGTIRVLQLYPRDMNIYGDWGNALVLAQRLRWHGYTPELLEYNVGDPFPADVDLIVGGGGQDSGQLVIQDDLLSRESTLKALAEDGMPMLVICGLYQLFGKFFKTRLGSVIPGIGVLDVETHGTDERLIGNVTVSSPEFGSILGYENHSGQTTLGPGVAPLGTTAKGTGNNSTDGQEGARYRNIVASYLHGSLLPKNPALADFLIRTAVERKYGSFTPGTPDDSYAVLAREHAARRPR; encoded by the coding sequence ATGACCCCCCAGTCCCCGGAATCCGCGCACGGGCCCTCCTTCGGCCACGAGCTCCCGCCCGAAAACCCGGCTGTCCCCAGCAAGGGCACCATCCGGGTCCTGCAGCTCTACCCGCGGGACATGAACATTTACGGCGACTGGGGCAATGCCCTGGTCCTCGCGCAGCGGCTGCGCTGGCACGGCTACACGCCGGAGCTGCTCGAATACAACGTCGGTGATCCGTTCCCGGCGGACGTGGACCTCATTGTGGGCGGCGGCGGACAGGACAGCGGACAGCTCGTCATTCAGGACGACCTCCTCTCGCGCGAGTCCACGCTGAAGGCACTGGCCGAGGACGGCATGCCGATGCTCGTGATCTGCGGGCTCTACCAGCTGTTCGGAAAATTCTTCAAGACCCGGCTCGGCTCGGTCATTCCGGGCATCGGAGTCCTGGACGTGGAGACGCACGGCACCGACGAACGCCTGATCGGCAACGTCACCGTCTCCTCCCCCGAGTTCGGCAGCATCCTGGGCTATGAGAACCACAGCGGCCAGACCACGCTCGGTCCCGGCGTCGCGCCGCTCGGAACCACGGCCAAGGGCACCGGCAACAACAGCACTGACGGCCAGGAAGGCGCCCGCTACCGCAACATCGTGGCGAGCTACCTCCACGGCTCGCTGCTGCCCAAGAACCCTGCCCTGGCGGACTTCCTGATCCGGACCGCCGTCGAACGCAAGTACGGCAGCTTCACCCCGGGCACCCCGGACGACTCCTACGCGGTGCTTGCGCGCGAGCACGCCGCCCGCCGGCCCCGCTGA